The following coding sequences lie in one Spirosoma sp. KUDC1026 genomic window:
- the pyrH gene encoding UMP kinase, protein MTSQTKYKRILLKLSGEALAGPSGYNIDPAVLEKYSQEIKQVVDLGVQVAIVIGGGNIFRGVSGERSGIDRVQGDYMGMLATVINAMAIQSSLEKHGMYTRVMSAIKMEQVCEPYVRRRAVRHLEKGRVVIFGAGTGSPYFTTDTTASLRAIEVEADVVLKGTKVDGIYTADPVKDKTATRYTTISFEDVYEKKLNVMDLTAFTLCQENDLPIIVFNMNDSGSLMKVIMGDSETGTLVSSKKEQ, encoded by the coding sequence ATGACATCGCAAACAAAGTACAAACGGATCCTGCTCAAACTGAGTGGAGAAGCGCTGGCGGGCCCTAGTGGCTACAACATTGACCCAGCCGTATTGGAAAAATACAGCCAGGAAATCAAGCAGGTAGTTGATCTGGGGGTTCAGGTTGCTATTGTCATCGGCGGAGGAAATATTTTCCGGGGAGTTTCGGGCGAACGATCCGGAATCGACCGGGTGCAGGGTGACTACATGGGTATGCTGGCTACGGTTATTAATGCAATGGCTATCCAGAGTTCGCTCGAAAAGCATGGCATGTACACCCGCGTTATGTCGGCGATCAAAATGGAGCAGGTCTGCGAACCATACGTTCGTCGCCGGGCGGTACGTCACCTGGAAAAAGGACGCGTCGTCATCTTCGGGGCCGGTACCGGCAGCCCTTATTTTACGACGGATACGACGGCCAGTCTGCGGGCTATCGAAGTTGAAGCCGATGTTGTCCTGAAAGGAACGAAAGTCGACGGCATCTACACCGCCGACCCGGTGAAAGACAAAACCGCAACGCGCTATACGACAATCTCGTTCGAGGACGTTTACGAGAAGAAGCTGAACGTAATGGACCTGACGGCCTTTACGCTCTGCCAGGAAAACGACCTGCCCATTATCGTTTTCAACATGAACGATTCGGGTAGCCTGATGAAAGTAATTATGGGCGACAGCGAAACCGGAACCCTGGTTTCGTCGAAAAAAGAGCAGTAA
- a CDS encoding carboxypeptidase-like regulatory domain-containing protein: MKQIRIYVLLGLSLLLLAGMFTKTRAQGQERQITFTGFITGGKSNEALPGAYIYIPKAGRGVLSAPNGYFALPVFPGDSVIFSYVGFRTQYHIIPRRISDQTYSAVVALQEDVKTLAEVKVYPYATEELFKEAFVNLTLPDEKERQNLAKNMDPAAIMRQAATMPMGALANHQNFVNNQFFGRESIIGRSQVPTFAFTNPFAWANFIRSVKRGDLKNKEWRSELNKAPRENVSRKDILLQDSN; this comes from the coding sequence ATGAAGCAAATACGAATTTATGTACTGCTGGGGCTGAGCCTGTTGCTGTTGGCGGGTATGTTCACCAAAACCCGCGCACAGGGCCAGGAGCGGCAGATAACGTTTACGGGGTTTATCACGGGAGGTAAGTCAAACGAAGCCCTGCCCGGTGCTTATATCTACATTCCCAAAGCTGGACGTGGCGTCTTATCGGCGCCCAACGGGTATTTTGCGCTGCCCGTTTTTCCCGGCGACAGTGTCATTTTCAGCTATGTGGGATTCCGGACACAGTATCACATCATTCCCCGCCGAATAAGCGATCAGACATACTCGGCCGTCGTAGCCTTGCAGGAGGACGTGAAAACACTGGCCGAGGTAAAAGTTTATCCTTATGCCACCGAAGAACTATTTAAGGAAGCCTTCGTTAATTTGACTCTGCCCGACGAAAAAGAGCGGCAGAACCTGGCTAAAAACATGGACCCGGCCGCCATAATGCGGCAGGCCGCTACGATGCCGATGGGCGCCTTGGCTAATCACCAGAACTTTGTCAACAATCAATTCTTTGGGCGCGAATCCATCATTGGACGTAGCCAGGTCCCTACGTTTGCCTTCACGAACCCGTTTGCGTGGGCCAATTTCATTCGATCCGTTAAGCGAGGTGATCTGAAAAACAAGGAATGGCGAAGTGAACT
- a CDS encoding putative signal transducing protein, with product MTENWESIYTTPLPHRAELAKALLLEHDIPAVVINRQSSSYPAVGLGKSEVHVMGKDAILAKVILENEATFS from the coding sequence ATGACTGAAAACTGGGAATCAATTTATACGACCCCTCTCCCTCACCGGGCCGAGCTGGCGAAAGCGCTGCTGCTGGAACACGACATTCCCGCCGTTGTGATCAACCGGCAGAGCAGTAGTTACCCGGCAGTAGGATTAGGTAAAAGTGAAGTACACGTCATGGGCAAGGATGCCATTCTGGCCAAAGTAATTCTGGAGAATGAAGCAACGTTTAGCTAG
- the dusB gene encoding tRNA dihydrouridine synthase DusB: MVKIGNIELPDFPLLLAPMEDVSDPPFRAVCKANGADLMYTEFISSEGLIRDAAKSVQKLDIFEYERPIGIQLFGSDVETMGSCAEIATRANPDLIDINYGCPVKNVACRGAGAALLQDIPKMVRMTDAVVRATHLPVTVKTRLGWDDSTKNVEDVAERLQDIGIQALTIHGRTRVQMYKGEADWTLIGRIKDNPRIKIPIFGNGDIDSPEKALEYKNRYGVDGVMIGRASIGHPWVFDEIKHFVRTGEHRAAPTVADRVAVCRQHLDFSIRWKGEIVGLFEMRRHYANYFKGLPDFKPFRQRLVTTDTYAETSAVLDEVSERYAEVVAV, encoded by the coding sequence ATGGTTAAAATTGGCAATATAGAACTACCGGATTTCCCGCTATTGCTGGCCCCTATGGAGGATGTCAGCGATCCGCCCTTCCGGGCGGTTTGCAAGGCAAATGGGGCCGATTTAATGTATACTGAGTTTATTTCGTCCGAAGGGTTGATCCGGGATGCGGCCAAGAGCGTGCAGAAACTGGACATCTTCGAGTACGAACGTCCCATTGGCATTCAGCTTTTTGGCTCGGACGTAGAAACGATGGGTTCCTGTGCCGAAATTGCCACGCGGGCTAACCCGGACTTGATTGATATTAACTACGGCTGCCCGGTCAAGAACGTAGCCTGCCGGGGAGCGGGAGCGGCCTTATTGCAGGATATACCCAAAATGGTACGTATGACCGACGCCGTTGTGAGGGCTACGCACCTGCCTGTAACGGTGAAAACCCGGCTGGGCTGGGACGACAGTACCAAGAACGTGGAAGATGTAGCCGAACGACTACAGGACATCGGCATTCAGGCGCTGACAATTCACGGCCGGACGCGTGTGCAGATGTACAAAGGCGAGGCCGACTGGACACTCATTGGGCGTATCAAAGACAACCCCCGGATTAAAATCCCCATCTTTGGCAACGGGGATATTGACTCACCCGAAAAAGCGCTGGAATATAAAAATCGCTACGGGGTCGATGGTGTCATGATTGGTCGGGCCAGCATTGGCCACCCCTGGGTTTTTGATGAAATCAAACACTTTGTTCGTACCGGCGAACACCGGGCGGCACCGACCGTTGCGGACCGGGTTGCCGTTTGCCGGCAGCATCTTGATTTTTCAATCCGCTGGAAAGGTGAGATTGTTGGTCTGTTCGAAATGCGTCGTCACTACGCCAACTATTTTAAGGGCTTACCCGATTTCAAACCGTTTCGACAGCGCCTGGTAACAACGGATACCTATGCCGAAACCAGCGCGGTGCTGGACGAGGTGTCAGAACGGTACGCCGAAGTCGTTGCCGTTTAA
- a CDS encoding phosphatidate cytidylyltransferase: MKQRLASMSNLQQRVIAAIVGVPFILFMIWYDAWTFALLFCVISALTQREFYRLLGLDGFEPLTAYGTLVGVMICVLAYFIETDQISMGNYFLICPASSMIFLIKLYKKRDMKPFTNIGFTFLGIIYVAMPFALLIILALRNSSFHPMIITGCLLLLWASDIGAYFAGTYFGRRKLFERVSPKKSWEGALGGAAAAGLIALGLAFYAPELRPWQWYCVGGIIVVTGTYGDLVESLFKRSIAIKDSGSSIPGHGGFLDRFDGLLLAAPFIITFLKLFA, from the coding sequence ATGAAGCAACGTTTAGCTAGTATGAGTAACCTCCAGCAACGGGTCATTGCGGCCATTGTGGGGGTTCCGTTTATTCTGTTTATGATCTGGTATGATGCCTGGACCTTTGCGCTCCTGTTCTGCGTCATCAGTGCCCTCACCCAGCGGGAATTTTATCGGCTGCTGGGCCTGGACGGCTTTGAGCCGCTAACCGCCTACGGTACGTTGGTTGGCGTCATGATCTGCGTCCTGGCCTATTTCATTGAAACGGATCAGATTAGTATGGGCAATTACTTTCTGATTTGCCCGGCCTCGTCGATGATCTTCCTGATCAAGCTGTATAAAAAACGCGATATGAAGCCGTTCACCAACATTGGCTTCACCTTCCTGGGCATTATTTACGTTGCGATGCCGTTCGCGCTGCTGATCATTCTGGCACTCCGCAATAGCTCATTTCACCCCATGATCATTACGGGCTGTCTGCTCCTGCTATGGGCCAGCGATATTGGGGCCTATTTTGCCGGTACGTACTTTGGTCGCCGAAAGCTGTTTGAGCGGGTATCGCCCAAGAAATCCTGGGAAGGGGCGCTGGGTGGCGCGGCCGCTGCGGGCCTGATTGCGCTGGGCCTTGCCTTCTATGCCCCCGAGCTACGGCCCTGGCAGTGGTACTGCGTGGGCGGCATTATCGTCGTGACGGGCACCTACGGCGACCTGGTCGAATCACTTTTCAAGCGTAGCATCGCGATCAAGGATTCGGGCAGCAGCATTCCCGGTCACGGGGGTTTCCTCGATCGCTTCGATGGGCTCCTGCTGGCCGCTCCCTTCATCATTACGTTCCTGAAGCTATTCGCCTGA
- a CDS encoding YfhO family protein, translating into MNQPTLSQPHKRNNFLPHLIAVLGLLLLAIAYFSPVMQGKTLSMADVQQSTASAREIRDIAQQTGEKPLWTDAVFSGMPGYMIDFNYPNIWVYKATMAVINVLPNTANVVFVLMLSTYLLLVVLGCNPWLSAMGAIAYGFGTFGIVSLEAGHISKIYAMAYGSGILAGVILCLRGRYWLGAALTGYFFCMELGANHIQITYYLFMAIGLYVLIEGIALVRAGQTRRLAMGLTVLVLAGVLAAGSFGKRLLIMNQYTKETIRGTSELTEKTTNPDGKSAGNVAKSGLDKDYAFSYSYGKAETLTLLVPNAFGGSSGGGLSTDSEFYKTLTEKGVDPASAKQFAELGAPTYWGDQPMVGGPAYAGAVLLFLFVLSMFVIRTPIRWWLLSAAVLMIALAQGKNLAIVNYTLFDYLPYFNKFRAMTMALCLAQLFLGIGAALGIQTIVNQKLTFAQIKQPLLISFALTGGLALVLILLGGSLFSFQTPTDLDSLSRYFGEAAKDFQTALIRDRQALLRSDAIRSFIFIVLAAGAVWAFVTNKIKAGIFYPVLLALLVVDLFGVDKRFLNNADFVSKTQVAEVFQPTPADEQILQDKSLGYRVFDQTVDFMNSNRTSYFHRSIGGYHAAKLRRYQELVTYAFQPNTLNILNMLNAKYVIQGGQPDPANPQQQSGPVALPNPEVMGAAWFVGNVRQVNNADEEIAAMKTLSTRDSAVVDKRFATELGNLPAVMDHTGSTIQLTSYRPDKLVYQANATRDGLAVFSEIYYRGNEDWQATIDGKPAPHLRANYVLRAMRIPAGKHTIEFTFSPPLNTLGNTIDLIFNVLLIALIAFVIFRATRNRQTEPELVPEPVIPFVPESPKAGPKTKTR; encoded by the coding sequence ATGAATCAACCAACCCTCTCTCAACCGCATAAGCGGAACAACTTTCTGCCGCACCTGATTGCTGTGCTGGGGCTACTGCTGCTGGCCATTGCTTATTTCTCGCCGGTTATGCAGGGCAAAACTTTGTCCATGGCCGATGTGCAGCAAAGCACCGCGTCGGCCCGCGAAATCCGGGATATTGCCCAGCAAACTGGCGAAAAACCGCTCTGGACCGACGCCGTGTTTAGCGGGATGCCCGGGTACATGATCGATTTTAATTACCCAAACATTTGGGTGTATAAGGCCACAATGGCCGTTATCAACGTATTACCGAATACCGCAAACGTCGTATTCGTGCTGATGCTCAGTACGTATCTGCTGCTGGTTGTGCTGGGTTGTAATCCCTGGCTGTCGGCTATGGGCGCCATTGCCTATGGCTTCGGAACCTTTGGTATCGTCAGCCTCGAAGCGGGGCACATTTCCAAAATCTACGCCATGGCTTATGGATCAGGTATCCTGGCGGGGGTGATATTATGTCTGCGGGGGCGCTACTGGCTCGGCGCTGCATTGACAGGTTATTTCTTCTGTATGGAGCTGGGGGCCAACCACATCCAGATTACGTACTACCTGTTCATGGCCATTGGCCTCTACGTTCTGATCGAAGGCATTGCGCTAGTGAGGGCAGGACAGACCAGGCGGCTGGCGATGGGCCTGACCGTTCTGGTGCTGGCGGGGGTATTAGCGGCTGGTAGTTTCGGTAAACGGCTGCTGATCATGAATCAGTACACCAAAGAAACCATCCGCGGTACATCGGAACTGACCGAAAAGACGACCAACCCCGACGGCAAATCGGCAGGGAACGTAGCGAAAAGCGGTCTGGACAAAGACTATGCGTTCAGCTACAGCTATGGTAAAGCCGAAACGCTGACCCTGCTCGTGCCAAACGCATTTGGTGGTTCGTCGGGCGGTGGTTTGTCAACTGATTCAGAATTTTATAAAACGCTGACCGAAAAAGGGGTTGATCCGGCTTCGGCCAAGCAGTTTGCAGAATTAGGAGCGCCTACCTACTGGGGCGATCAGCCTATGGTAGGTGGACCGGCCTACGCGGGAGCGGTGCTGCTGTTCCTATTTGTTCTCAGCATGTTCGTAATCCGGACGCCCATCCGCTGGTGGCTGCTCAGCGCGGCTGTCCTGATGATTGCGCTGGCGCAGGGAAAAAATCTGGCTATTGTCAACTATACATTGTTCGACTACCTGCCGTATTTCAACAAGTTCCGGGCAATGACCATGGCGCTCTGTCTGGCGCAATTATTCCTCGGTATTGGTGCGGCTCTGGGTATTCAGACAATCGTCAACCAGAAACTGACGTTCGCGCAGATTAAGCAACCGCTGCTGATCAGCTTCGCGCTGACGGGCGGATTGGCGTTGGTATTGATACTGCTGGGCGGTTCGCTGTTCTCGTTTCAGACACCCACTGATCTGGATTCCCTAAGCCGGTATTTCGGCGAGGCTGCTAAAGATTTCCAGACGGCACTGATCCGAGATCGACAGGCGCTGTTACGTAGTGACGCCATCCGGTCGTTTATCTTCATCGTACTGGCCGCCGGGGCCGTCTGGGCCTTTGTAACGAATAAGATCAAAGCGGGGATTTTCTATCCTGTACTGCTGGCGCTGCTGGTCGTCGATCTGTTTGGTGTCGACAAACGGTTCCTGAACAATGCCGACTTCGTATCGAAGACACAAGTTGCCGAAGTGTTCCAGCCAACGCCCGCCGACGAGCAGATTTTGCAGGATAAATCGCTGGGATACCGGGTGTTCGACCAGACGGTTGACTTCATGAACAGCAACCGGACATCGTATTTCCACCGGTCGATTGGTGGGTACCACGCGGCTAAACTGCGCCGGTATCAGGAGCTGGTTACGTACGCCTTCCAGCCGAATACGCTCAATATCCTGAACATGCTGAATGCGAAGTATGTAATTCAGGGAGGCCAGCCCGACCCCGCCAACCCACAGCAGCAGTCGGGACCCGTCGCGCTGCCGAATCCGGAAGTGATGGGGGCAGCCTGGTTTGTGGGTAATGTGCGGCAGGTAAACAACGCCGACGAAGAGATTGCCGCTATGAAAACGCTGAGTACGCGCGATTCTGCCGTAGTTGATAAGCGGTTTGCCACGGAACTGGGTAACCTACCTGCCGTTATGGATCATACTGGCAGCACAATTCAGTTAACCAGCTACCGGCCCGACAAACTGGTGTATCAGGCGAATGCTACCCGAGATGGGCTGGCCGTTTTCTCCGAAATCTATTACCGGGGTAACGAAGACTGGCAGGCAACCATTGATGGCAAACCGGCTCCGCACCTACGAGCCAACTACGTCCTGCGCGCCATGCGGATTCCGGCCGGGAAGCACACGATTGAGTTCACGTTTTCCCCACCGCTGAATACACTCGGTAATACCATTGACCTTATC
- the frr gene encoding ribosome recycling factor codes for MEEIELYLDDAKDTMEKALKHLSIELTKIRAGKASTQMLDGIQVEYYGVMSPLNQVASVTTPDARTIVVKPFERKLIGEVEKAIRNSNVGLAPNNDGEQIRLSVPPLTEERRRDLVKRVKQEVEVAKVNVRNIRKDTNDGIRKLTKDGVSEDAVKIGEERVQKLTDSFIARVDETFVAKEKDILSV; via the coding sequence ATGGAAGAGATCGAGCTATATCTCGACGATGCAAAAGACACGATGGAAAAAGCGCTGAAGCACTTATCCATTGAACTGACCAAAATCCGCGCCGGTAAAGCCAGTACCCAGATGCTGGATGGTATTCAGGTCGAATATTACGGTGTGATGTCGCCCCTGAATCAGGTTGCCTCGGTAACAACGCCCGACGCCCGTACGATTGTGGTGAAACCTTTCGAGCGGAAGCTGATCGGTGAGGTAGAGAAAGCCATCCGTAACTCGAACGTTGGCCTGGCACCCAATAACGACGGCGAACAGATCCGGCTCAGCGTTCCTCCCCTCACCGAAGAGCGTCGTCGTGACCTCGTGAAGCGGGTAAAGCAGGAGGTCGAAGTGGCCAAAGTGAATGTGCGCAACATCCGAAAAGACACCAACGACGGTATCCGTAAACTGACGAAAGACGGCGTATCGGAAGACGCCGTGAAGATTGGTGAAGAGCGCGTCCAGAAACTGACCGATTCGTTTATCGCCCGGGTTGACGAAACATTCGTCGCCAAAGAGAAAGACATTCTTTCGGTCTAA
- a CDS encoding TlpA disulfide reductase family protein: MTIDSIFYLNKFRLGFYTSLLLSGLFAHAAMAQTKQSQTFTLMGEVLPSVTGTVYLLKQNDVAIDSTRIRQGQFTFKGALEDPGLYWIRINTDDLSYPVFLEASPIRMKLKDKGTAQVSGSKLHDQWESYNSGFIDPIREQLITLFEQRKAATQKGDTVLFNRLMKQNDSVSISYGTRYRKIIEQKPYTFFNLHLLQESGMDDAYVVNMLNEFRPQLATYRTFQALEQEMAKRAAGREKTAIGVDAPLFVLPTSKGGTSSLDSVRKSNKLVLLDFWASWCGPCIKELPSLKALYNQYAKEGLEVISVSLDKDPAQWQQAIRRHSPPGLQLLATDQSQIMEKYAVIGIPHTFLIDQSGKIQGDNLHGEELTKKVAELLGEKR, from the coding sequence ATGACTATTGATTCGATATTCTACCTGAATAAGTTCAGGTTAGGGTTCTATACGTCGCTGCTTTTATCAGGGCTGTTTGCCCATGCTGCGATGGCCCAGACAAAACAGTCGCAAACGTTTACCCTGATGGGGGAGGTTCTTCCATCTGTAACCGGAACTGTGTATTTGCTTAAGCAAAATGACGTAGCGATTGACTCTACCCGTATCAGGCAGGGACAGTTTACGTTCAAAGGAGCTTTGGAAGATCCCGGGTTGTACTGGATCAGGATAAATACTGACGATCTGAGCTACCCCGTCTTTTTAGAAGCGTCACCAATCCGCATGAAATTGAAAGACAAAGGGACCGCTCAGGTATCTGGCTCCAAGCTGCATGATCAATGGGAAAGCTACAACTCGGGATTCATCGACCCGATTCGAGAGCAGTTAATCACGCTCTTCGAGCAGCGGAAGGCAGCGACCCAAAAAGGCGATACGGTGCTATTTAATCGGTTAATGAAACAGAATGACTCGGTAAGCATCTCTTATGGCACTCGATATCGGAAAATAATTGAACAGAAGCCCTACACTTTTTTTAATTTACACCTATTGCAGGAATCGGGTATGGATGATGCCTATGTCGTGAATATGCTCAATGAGTTCAGACCTCAACTGGCTACGTATCGTACGTTTCAGGCGCTGGAACAGGAAATGGCAAAACGGGCAGCAGGGCGGGAAAAAACAGCTATTGGTGTAGATGCCCCACTGTTCGTACTGCCAACAAGTAAAGGAGGAACCAGTAGTCTGGATTCGGTTCGTAAAAGCAATAAACTAGTACTGCTCGATTTTTGGGCGAGCTGGTGTGGTCCCTGCATCAAAGAATTGCCTTCATTGAAAGCACTTTACAACCAGTATGCAAAGGAAGGGCTGGAAGTCATTAGCGTTTCTCTAGACAAAGACCCCGCTCAGTGGCAGCAGGCGATTAGGCGGCATAGTCCGCCTGGTCTTCAATTATTGGCGACAGACCAAAGCCAGATAATGGAGAAGTACGCTGTTATTGGGATTCCACACACTTTTTTGATAGACCAATCAGGTAAAATTCAAGGTGATAATCTCCATGGGGAAGAACTAACCAAGAAAGTTGCTGAGTTGCTCGGCGAAAAGCGCTGA
- a CDS encoding CPBP family intramembrane glutamic endopeptidase — protein sequence MPSIYVPNHTSPQPPTLGGLIMLIGFVLIGGVLSTLLILLLIMVSQGFGPAEARDYITTLAANPVSIKDGWYTLMMLQAVNHLGTFLLPSLLYWYAVERQTWSVFNPHPVTSLTVLAVVAVIVVAFMPFDGLIIDWNQNVHLPQTMAPLEQWIRDKEKSLEGVTKYLTTFNNPGQLLIAVLVIAVIPAIGEETLFRGILQRNLTYWTGNAHAGIWIAAALFSAIHVQFLGFVPRMLLGALFGYLYLWSGNLWVPILAHFVNNGFTVLMVYLYQQKLISMDIESPDTVPIATALASLALTAGLLYYFRQLNQKDKVHSSANP from the coding sequence ATGCCATCAATCTACGTACCAAATCATACCTCTCCGCAGCCCCCAACCCTTGGCGGGTTGATCATGCTCATTGGTTTCGTACTAATCGGCGGGGTGCTCAGTACTTTACTGATTCTACTGCTGATTATGGTCAGTCAGGGCTTTGGGCCCGCCGAAGCCAGAGACTACATCACAACGTTGGCGGCCAATCCGGTTTCCATAAAAGACGGGTGGTACACACTCATGATGCTCCAGGCCGTCAATCACCTGGGTACATTTCTGCTTCCCTCCCTGCTCTATTGGTATGCCGTTGAGCGCCAGACCTGGTCGGTTTTCAACCCACACCCGGTCACTAGTCTAACGGTTCTGGCCGTCGTAGCCGTTATTGTGGTGGCTTTTATGCCCTTCGACGGGCTCATCATCGACTGGAATCAGAATGTGCACCTCCCCCAGACGATGGCCCCGCTGGAGCAGTGGATTCGGGACAAGGAAAAAAGCCTGGAAGGCGTTACCAAATACCTTACGACGTTCAACAATCCCGGCCAGCTGCTGATTGCAGTACTGGTCATTGCCGTTATCCCAGCCATTGGTGAAGAAACGCTTTTTCGGGGTATTCTGCAGCGTAACCTGACGTACTGGACAGGCAACGCCCACGCCGGTATCTGGATTGCGGCCGCCCTGTTCAGTGCGATCCACGTCCAGTTTCTGGGCTTTGTTCCCCGGATGCTCCTAGGCGCGTTGTTCGGCTACCTCTACCTCTGGTCGGGCAATCTCTGGGTGCCTATTCTGGCTCACTTTGTCAACAATGGGTTCACGGTGCTGATGGTTTATCTGTACCAGCAGAAACTAATTTCGATGGATATCGAGAGCCCTGATACGGTGCCGATTGCTACGGCGCTGGCGTCGCTGGCGCTCACGGCTGGCCTGCTCTATTATTTTCGCCAACTTAATCAGAAAGATAAGGTTCATTCATCAGCCAACCCCTGA